From a single Sphingosinicellaceae bacterium genomic region:
- a CDS encoding GGDEF domain-containing protein encodes MAVSSLASRVRRTAARVFDAGVDVAAHDGEKTLVAQFIAAVLMAAIVAANLGIRFGLAWIGLAILGELFIYLLLRLRFRKGEPGTLGARALYVAGCCTIASIWASIPLAFWFVGTPGLSAAAIVIIASSLIHAQAFAYRSIAVLVATGGPSALVLLLLPWLGEPLTDIELMSFSLATILSIGYACASVHAHRGAARTLQALQDELERFAYFDALTSLANRRQFSDNLRKLIALSERRGTRFALLLLDLDQFKQINDTLGHDAGDALLIAVGARLRNAIRAEDNVARLGGDEFAILLSGADDAAAIAAVCERIASSCGPAVDFNGISIRSSLSVGVALFPDNGDRQDSLYKSADLALYEAKHSGRNTWRHSGLTVEPIARRVPAGAST; translated from the coding sequence GTGGCGGTTTCCAGCCTCGCATCGCGCGTCCGCCGCACGGCGGCTCGCGTGTTCGATGCCGGGGTGGACGTTGCCGCGCACGACGGCGAAAAGACGCTCGTCGCGCAGTTCATCGCGGCGGTGCTGATGGCGGCGATCGTCGCCGCCAACCTCGGCATCCGCTTTGGCCTTGCCTGGATCGGCCTCGCAATCCTCGGCGAGCTTTTCATTTACCTGTTGCTGCGGCTCCGGTTCCGAAAGGGGGAGCCGGGAACGCTTGGCGCGCGCGCTCTGTACGTGGCGGGGTGTTGCACCATCGCAAGCATCTGGGCGAGTATTCCGCTGGCGTTCTGGTTTGTCGGGACCCCTGGGTTGAGCGCGGCCGCAATCGTTATCATCGCGAGCTCGCTCATCCACGCGCAGGCGTTCGCCTATCGATCGATCGCGGTGCTTGTCGCAACCGGCGGACCGTCGGCGCTCGTGCTGCTGCTTCTGCCGTGGCTTGGCGAGCCACTTACCGACATCGAGCTGATGTCCTTCTCGCTCGCGACGATCTTGTCGATCGGCTACGCCTGCGCGAGTGTCCATGCGCACCGCGGGGCCGCAAGAACGTTGCAGGCATTGCAGGACGAGCTTGAGCGCTTCGCCTATTTCGATGCGCTGACGTCGCTCGCCAACCGGCGGCAGTTCAGCGACAACCTGCGCAAGTTGATCGCGCTGTCCGAGCGGCGCGGCACGCGCTTCGCGCTGCTGCTGCTCGACCTCGACCAGTTCAAGCAGATCAACGACACGCTCGGCCACGACGCCGGCGACGCGTTGCTGATCGCGGTCGGGGCACGGTTGCGCAACGCCATCCGCGCCGAGGACAATGTCGCGCGCCTGGGCGGCGACGAGTTTGCCATCCTGCTGTCCGGAGCCGACGATGCGGCCGCGATCGCCGCGGTCTGCGAGCGCATCGCCAGCAGCTGCGGCCCCGCCGTCGACTTCAACGGCATCTCGATCCGGTCGAGCCTGAGCGTCGGCGTTGCGCTGTTCCCCGATAATGGCGACCGTCAGGACAGTCTCTACAAGTCCGCCGATCTCGCACTCTACGAGGCCAAGCACTCCGGTCGAAACACCTGGCGCCATAGCGGGTTGACCGTCGAGCCGATCGCGCGGCGCGTACCCGCCGGAGCATCGACGTAG
- a CDS encoding 16S rRNA (uracil(1498)-N(3))-methyltransferase, which translates to MSSDERLPASTPRLFVDQPLGLGAAIVLPTPASHFLATVMRLNPGDAVRLFDDRTGEWLGRVDGGTRKALGIRIEAQLGVRETVPDLWLCAAPLKRGRIDWVAEKACELGVARLVPVLTARTVVDKLNLDRLRAHMIEAAEQCGRTALPEMSETLTLAALLRDWPADRTLIFADETGGAPFTEAARPGPTAILIGPEGGFTPAERDAVRAVQGSIGVSLGPRILRADTAAAVSVGLWQALAGDWN; encoded by the coding sequence TTGAGCAGCGACGAACGCCTCCCCGCCAGCACGCCGCGGCTGTTCGTCGATCAGCCGCTCGGCCTCGGCGCGGCGATTGTGCTGCCGACCCCCGCCAGCCATTTCCTCGCCACGGTCATGCGACTGAACCCCGGCGACGCGGTGCGGCTGTTTGATGACCGCACCGGAGAGTGGCTCGGGCGGGTCGACGGCGGTACGCGCAAGGCGCTCGGGATTCGCATCGAGGCACAGCTCGGGGTCCGCGAGACCGTACCCGACCTGTGGCTGTGCGCCGCGCCCCTAAAGCGCGGTCGCATCGACTGGGTGGCGGAGAAGGCCTGCGAGCTCGGCGTCGCGCGGCTGGTGCCGGTGCTGACGGCGCGGACCGTGGTCGACAAGCTCAACCTCGACCGGCTGCGCGCGCACATGATCGAGGCGGCGGAGCAATGCGGACGGACGGCGCTGCCCGAAATGTCGGAGACGTTGACACTGGCGGCGCTGCTCCGGGACTGGCCGGCGGATCGCACGTTGATCTTCGCCGACGAAACCGGCGGCGCGCCGTTTACCGAAGCCGCGCGGCCAGGCCCCACCGCGATCCTGATCGGACCCGAAGGCGGCTTCACGCCTGCCGAGCGCGACGCCGTTCGCGCTGTCCAGGGTTCGATCGGGGTTTCGCTCGGGCCCCGCATCCTGCGCGCCGACACGGCTGCGGCGGTCTCCGTCGGATTGTGGCAAGCGCTTGCAGGCGACTGGAACTAG
- the ubiA gene encoding 4-hydroxybenzoate octaprenyltransferase, translating to MSSIATPDAESVPASWVDRLPLGLRDYARLARFDRPIGSWLLFWPCAWGLALAGGLREHWPLLLWFLAGSIAMRGAGCVYNDIVDRDLDARVARTRDRPLASGRVRLKAAWAWLVALALVGLVVLLQLRWQAQIIALGSLALVAAYPFMKRITWWPQAWLGLTFNWGALVAWIAFADPSWGLAALYAAGIAWTLGYDTIYAVQDIEDDALAGIKSSARALGDGARAGVAAFYTATAALLGVAVWSVYPGPVALLALVPAAAHLAWQVSALGDRSSANALRLFRSNRAAGLLVFAALAVVGLS from the coding sequence ATGTCGAGCATCGCCACCCCCGACGCGGAGAGCGTCCCCGCCAGCTGGGTCGACCGGCTCCCGCTCGGCCTGCGCGACTACGCCCGCCTCGCGCGCTTCGACCGCCCCATCGGCAGCTGGCTGCTGTTCTGGCCGTGCGCCTGGGGGCTGGCGCTGGCGGGAGGCCTGCGCGAGCATTGGCCGCTGCTGTTGTGGTTCCTCGCGGGCAGCATCGCGATGCGCGGCGCGGGGTGCGTCTACAACGACATCGTCGACCGCGACCTCGATGCCCGCGTCGCTCGCACCCGCGACCGGCCGCTGGCAAGCGGGCGCGTCCGGCTGAAGGCGGCATGGGCGTGGCTGGTCGCGCTGGCGCTGGTCGGGCTGGTGGTGCTGCTCCAGCTGCGGTGGCAGGCGCAAATTATCGCGCTCGGCTCGCTGGCGCTGGTCGCCGCCTATCCGTTCATGAAGCGCATCACCTGGTGGCCGCAGGCGTGGCTCGGGCTGACCTTCAACTGGGGCGCGCTGGTCGCCTGGATCGCCTTCGCCGATCCGTCGTGGGGCCTCGCGGCGCTGTACGCGGCGGGCATCGCGTGGACGCTCGGCTACGACACCATCTACGCGGTGCAGGACATCGAGGACGACGCGCTTGCCGGCATCAAGTCGAGCGCGCGGGCGCTGGGCGACGGCGCGCGGGCGGGAGTCGCGGCGTTTTACACGGCGACGGCCGCGTTGCTCGGGGTCGCGGTGTGGAGCGTCTATCCGGGGCCGGTCGCTCTGCTGGCGCTAGTGCCGGCGGCGGCGCATCTGGCGTGGCAGGTCAGCGCACTTGGCGACCGCTCGTCGGCCAACGCGCTGCGGTTGTTTCGCTCGAACCGAGCTGCCGGACTCCTGGTGTTTGCGGCGCTCGCGGTGGTCGGGCTGTCGTAG